A region from the Prionailurus viverrinus isolate Anna chromosome E2, UM_Priviv_1.0, whole genome shotgun sequence genome encodes:
- the ZNF132 gene encoding zinc finger protein 132, which translates to MTPQCLSLSLPCTAPPTPQTLTRPATSLMDPGQPICWPSSLAVSSLQSPVTFEDVAVYFSKEEWGLLDAGQRDLYHNVMLENFELMTSLGCWHGVEDEGAHSKQNASIQGMLQVRIPTANPSTQKADTCDMCGPFLKDILHLDEHQRTYPESTLYTCVACGREFWFSVNLHQHQEKHSREKPFRWDKDRDSFVERSIVHLSEKPFTCGEDGEDALDSHDLFQHPAIESSGKPYRSTECRKAFSHSSNLEQLLEVHSTQELFKCNDCGKVFQKSSTLLNHLRIHSEETLFRCPTVENSLEEKSTLVNHQKCHNEETCHVCKECEKTFSHPSKLRKHQKFHTGVKHYKCNDCGKTFSHKLTLVHHQRIHTGERPYECSECGKAFNNRSHLTRHEKVHTGERPFECSKCGRAFSQSSNFLRHQKVHTQVRPYECNQCGKAFSRSSALIQHWRVHTGERPYECSECGRAFNNNSNLAQHQKVHTGERPFECSECGRDFSQSSHLLRHQKVHTGERPFECSECGKAFSNSSTLIQHQKVHTGQRPYECSECRKAFSRSSSLIQHWRIHTGERPYECSECGKAFAHSSSLIEHWRVHTRERPYECSECGKFFSQNSILIKHQKVHTGERPYQCSECGKFFSRKSSLIYHWRVHTGERPYECSECGRAFSNNSHLVRHQRVHTRERPYECSQCGKAFSERSTLVRHQIVHTRERTYECGHCGKIFSRLCNLAQHKRIHT; encoded by the exons ATGACCCCGCAGTGCTTGTCACTGTCGCTGCCTTGCACGGCCCCGCCCACTCCACAGACTCTGACCAGGCCAGCAACCTCACTGATGGACCCCGGGCAG cCCATCTGTTGGCCTTCTAGCTTAGCTGTTTCATCATTGCAAAGCCCAGTGACCTTTGAAGATGTGGCTGTGTACTTTTCCAAGGAGGAGTGGGGGCTTCTTGATGCAGGCCAGAGGGACCTGTACCACAATGTTATGCTGGAGAACTTTGAGCTCATGACCTCACTTG GTTGTTGGCATGGAGTGGAAGATGAGGGGGCCCATTCCAAGCAGAATGCTTCTATACAAGGGATGTTACAGGTCAGGATCCCCACTGCAAATCCTTCCACGCAGAAGGCTGACACCTGTGATATGTGTGGCCCATTCTTGAAAGACATTTTGCACCTGGATGAACATCAAAGAACATATCCTGAGAGTACCCTCTATACATGTGTAGCATGTGGAAGAGAGTTTTGGTTCAGTGTGAACCTTCACCAGCACCAGGAGAAGCACAGTAGAGAAAAGCCCTTCAGATGGGACAAGGACAGGGACTCATTTGTGGAACGCTCTATAGTCCATCTGTCAGAGAAGCCTTTCACTTGTGGGGAAGATGGTGAGGATGCCTTGGACAGCCATGACCTCTTCCAGCATCCAGCCATTGAGAGCAGTGGGAAGCCATATAGAAGCACAGAGTGCAGGAAGGCCTTTTCACACAGTTCTAATCTTGAGCAGCTCTTAGAAGTCCATTCCACCCAGGAGCTCTTCAAGTGCAATGACTGTGGAAAAGTCTTTCAGAAGAGCTCCACCCTCCTCAACCACCTGAGAATTCATTCTGAAGAGACACTGTTTAGATGCCCAACAGTTGAAAATTCCTTAGAGGAGAAATCAACCCTTGTTAATCACCAAAAATGTCATAATGAAGAGACATGTCATGTATGTAAAGAGTGTGAGAAGACCTTCAGTCACCCTTCTAAACTGAGGAAGCACCAGAAATTTCACACTGGAGTAAAACATTATAAGTGCAATGATTGCGGGAAAACCTTCAGCCACAAACTCACACTTGTTCATCACCAGCGAATTCATACAGGAGAAAGACCTTatgagtgcagtgaatgtgggaaagcctttaatAACAGGTCACACCTCACTCGACATGAGAaagttcacactggagaaaggccttTTGAGTGCAGCAAATGTGGAAGAGCCTTCAGCCAAAGCTCTAATTTCCTTCGGCACCAGAAAGTTCACACCCAAGTAAGACCATATGAGTGCAATCAATGTGGTAAAGCCTTCAGCCGTAGCTCTGCTCTCATTCAACACTGgagagttcacactggagaaaggccttatgagTGCAGCGAGTGTGGAAGAGCTTTTAATAATAACTCCAACCTTGCTCAGCACCAGAAAGTTCACACTGGAGAACGGCCTTTtgagtgcagtgaatgtggaaGAGACTTCAGCCAGAGCTCCCACCTCCTTCGACATCAGAAAGTTCACACTGGAGAACGGCCTTTtgagtgcagtgaatgtggaaaagccttcagcAATAGCTCCACTCTCATTCAGCACCAGAAAGTACATACCGGGCAAAGGCCTTATGAATGCAGTGAATGTAGAAAGGCCTTCAGTCGCAGCTCCAGCCTGATTCAGCACTGGAGAATTCACACCGGCGAAAGGCCTTatgagtgcagtgaatgtgggaaagcctttgcTCACAGTTCCAGTCTCATTGAGCACTGGAGAGTTCACACAAGAGAAAGGCCTTatgagtgcagtgaatgtgggaaattcTTTAGCCAGAACTCCATTCTCATTAAACATCAGAaagttcacactggagaaaggccttatCAGTGCAGCGAATGTGGGAAGTTCTTTAGCCGAAAGTCCAGCCTTATTTATCACTGgagagttcacactggagaaaggccttatgagTGCAGTGAGTGCGGGAGAGCCTTCAGCAATAATTCTCACCTGGTTCGTCACCAGAGAGTTCACACACGGGAAAGGCCCTATGAGTGCAGccaatgtgggaaagcctttagtgAACGATCCACACTTGTTCGACACCAGATAGTACACACCAGAGAAAGGACTTATGagtgtggccactgtggaaaaattTTTAGCCGTCTTTGCAATCTTGCTCAGCATAAAAGGATTCATACCTGA